Proteins from a single region of Corynebacterium pseudogenitalium:
- a CDS encoding proline--tRNA ligase — MITRLSELFLRTLREDPADAEVPSHKLLVRAGYVRRAAPGVYNWLPLGLRTLRKIEGIVREEMDAMGAQELLFPALLPREPYELTNRWTEYGDDLFRLQDRKGADMLLGPTHEEMFTAAVKDMYSSYKDFPVTLYQIQTKYRDEARPRAGILRGREFVMKDSYSFDMSDEGLDNAYAKHRETYQRIFNRVGIRYEICKATSGAMGGSASEEFLAYSENGEDTFAVSTAGDYAANVEAVTTVAPEPRPIEGLSEAVEHATPASETIAALVEWAQEAGVLIDGRPAEASDTLKCMMIKVDDPRVLDDNGKPVGPQLVGVVIPGDRELDEKRLEASLEPATFELASDEDFTKSDFLVKGYVGPRALQANGVRVLADPRVVEGSAWITGADAPQKHVVGLVAGRDFTVDGFIEAAEIKEGDPSPSGNGTVKLARGIELGHIFQLGRKYTEAMDVQILDENGKRAVPTMGSYGIGISRMMAVVAEQKHDEKGLVWPVAVAPYQVHVAVANKDKAAMEAGDALVQELSDKGIEVLYDDRPKVSPGVKFKDAELLGMPFVVILGRSFADGIVELRIRGGETLEVPAGEVVAKLQQLIAES, encoded by the coding sequence ATGATTACACGCCTGTCAGAGCTCTTCCTGCGCACGCTGCGCGAAGACCCAGCCGATGCCGAAGTCCCAAGCCACAAACTGCTCGTCCGAGCAGGCTACGTCCGCCGCGCCGCGCCGGGCGTTTACAACTGGCTCCCACTTGGGCTTCGCACGCTGCGCAAGATCGAAGGCATCGTCCGTGAAGAAATGGACGCCATGGGCGCACAAGAGCTGTTGTTCCCAGCCCTTCTTCCACGCGAACCATACGAGCTCACCAACCGCTGGACCGAATACGGCGATGACCTTTTCCGCCTGCAGGACCGCAAGGGCGCCGACATGCTGCTTGGTCCGACCCACGAAGAGATGTTCACCGCGGCGGTCAAGGACATGTACTCCTCCTACAAGGACTTCCCGGTCACCCTCTACCAAATCCAAACCAAGTACCGCGACGAAGCACGCCCCCGCGCCGGCATCCTGCGCGGCCGCGAGTTCGTGATGAAGGACTCCTACTCCTTCGACATGTCGGACGAGGGCCTGGACAACGCGTACGCCAAGCATCGCGAGACTTACCAGCGCATTTTCAACCGCGTTGGCATCCGCTACGAGATCTGCAAAGCAACCTCCGGAGCGATGGGTGGCTCCGCATCCGAGGAGTTCCTTGCGTACTCCGAGAACGGTGAGGACACCTTTGCTGTGTCGACCGCGGGAGATTACGCCGCCAACGTTGAGGCAGTGACCACGGTTGCACCTGAACCACGCCCGATTGAAGGGCTGTCGGAGGCCGTCGAGCACGCCACCCCAGCTTCCGAGACCATCGCGGCACTCGTGGAGTGGGCACAGGAGGCAGGAGTGCTTATCGACGGCCGCCCTGCCGAAGCCTCCGACACCCTGAAGTGCATGATGATCAAGGTCGACGACCCACGCGTGCTCGACGACAACGGTAAGCCGGTCGGCCCGCAGCTCGTCGGCGTTGTGATCCCGGGCGATCGCGAGCTCGACGAAAAGCGCCTGGAAGCTTCCCTGGAACCAGCGACGTTTGAGCTGGCCAGCGACGAGGACTTCACCAAGAGCGACTTCCTGGTGAAGGGCTACGTCGGGCCACGTGCACTGCAAGCCAACGGTGTACGCGTCCTCGCGGACCCGCGCGTGGTGGAAGGTTCCGCGTGGATCACCGGTGCAGACGCTCCTCAGAAGCACGTCGTCGGCCTCGTTGCCGGCCGCGACTTCACCGTCGACGGGTTTATCGAAGCCGCCGAGATCAAGGAAGGCGACCCCTCACCGTCCGGCAACGGCACAGTGAAGCTTGCCCGTGGCATCGAACTGGGCCATATCTTCCAACTCGGACGCAAGTACACCGAGGCAATGGATGTGCAGATCCTGGACGAGAACGGCAAGCGTGCTGTCCCTACCATGGGTTCCTACGGCATCGGCATCTCGCGCATGATGGCCGTCGTCGCGGAGCAGAAGCACGACGAGAAGGGCCTCGTGTGGCCAGTTGCAGTCGCGCCGTACCAGGTACACGTTGCCGTCGCGAACAAGGACAAGGCAGCCATGGAGGCTGGAGACGCTCTCGTACAGGAACTCAGCGACAAGGGCATTGAGGTTCTTTACGACGACCGCCCAAAGGTGTCCCCGGGCGTCAAGTTCAAGGATGCCGAATTGCTCGGCATGCCGTTCGTTGTGATCCTTGGCCGATCGTTCGCCGACGGCATTGTTGAGCTTCGCATCCGCGGCGGCGAGACCCTTGAGGTCCCAGCTGGTGAGGTTGTGGCGAAGCTGCAGCAGCTCATCGCCGAAAGCTAA
- a CDS encoding thermonuclease family protein has product MKKVFGLLAAIVLLAAGSWVWQQVDAPEAEFHVAQVVDGDTIVVDGPAGQERVRLLGIDTPERGECLADDATRRLEELLPEGTGVRLEYDQERTDRYGRTLAGVFRDGQFVNAVMVSEGLARVVEYAPNTKFTQRLEAEAAPAVRDSLGIYGLGPECWFTEPTQQVTFEMLTTGIEELERSPGDRGLVGRCQHYVDALRDSVKRTRNFTFREPAMEYLDEQQRLIDELSKP; this is encoded by the coding sequence ATGAAAAAGGTGTTTGGGCTCCTCGCTGCGATTGTGCTGCTCGCTGCCGGTAGCTGGGTCTGGCAGCAGGTCGACGCCCCGGAGGCTGAGTTTCACGTCGCACAGGTTGTTGACGGCGACACGATCGTTGTCGACGGCCCCGCTGGGCAAGAGCGCGTTCGCCTGCTCGGGATTGATACTCCGGAGCGCGGCGAGTGCTTAGCTGACGACGCAACCCGGCGACTCGAGGAGCTCCTCCCCGAAGGCACGGGCGTACGCCTCGAATACGACCAGGAGCGCACCGACCGCTACGGGCGCACACTTGCCGGAGTGTTTCGCGACGGCCAATTCGTCAACGCCGTGATGGTGTCCGAGGGGCTTGCCCGCGTCGTCGAGTACGCGCCGAACACGAAGTTCACGCAGCGCCTCGAGGCAGAGGCCGCACCTGCGGTGCGCGATTCCCTCGGCATCTACGGTCTTGGGCCTGAGTGCTGGTTTACCGAACCCACGCAACAGGTCACCTTCGAGATGCTCACCACCGGCATCGAGGAGCTCGAGCGCTCCCCCGGTGACCGCGGGCTTGTCGGCCGCTGCCAGCACTACGTCGACGCACTGCGCGACAGCGTGAAGCGCACGCGAAACTTCACGTTCCGCGAGCCCGCCATGGAGTACCTCGACGAACAGCAACGCCTTATCGACGAGCTGTCAAAACCGTAA
- a CDS encoding DUF4439 domain-containing protein, which produces MKKLLVAVLAVPLSLTLSSCDLLGVVGPRPDKAVLGLAQQATADARSLSDPALAELRGKQADELFGEVARLCGNIDAELPRSCEFSTGPGEAVGVSGDAALQEFVEQSVTASLEKVPAQSRDLVAAQAVDIIAAIGPELDAEDVAALQNKGDIELASAALNTEYEFLYGLGLAKAYADAPLHARIAALEDASNVRVAFLRTALRDADSIPVAAAGYQLAHDDALNDAADAEALVDALSAQLTNTWRGTVSQASSSEWKQQSLMLAAHAQQA; this is translated from the coding sequence GTGAAAAAATTGCTGGTTGCTGTTCTTGCGGTGCCGTTGTCGCTGACGCTTTCGTCGTGCGACCTTCTCGGTGTTGTTGGGCCCCGCCCCGACAAAGCAGTGCTTGGCCTTGCGCAACAGGCGACTGCGGATGCGCGCAGTCTTTCGGATCCAGCACTCGCTGAGCTTCGTGGCAAGCAGGCGGATGAGCTTTTTGGAGAGGTTGCGCGACTCTGCGGCAACATTGACGCGGAGTTGCCGCGCAGCTGCGAGTTTTCCACCGGTCCTGGTGAAGCCGTGGGTGTCAGCGGCGATGCAGCTCTGCAAGAGTTCGTCGAGCAGTCCGTGACAGCTTCTTTGGAGAAGGTTCCAGCGCAGTCGCGAGACTTAGTTGCGGCGCAGGCCGTCGACATCATCGCGGCAATCGGCCCCGAACTCGACGCTGAGGACGTCGCCGCACTGCAAAACAAGGGCGATATCGAGCTTGCCAGTGCGGCGCTCAATACAGAGTACGAGTTCCTCTATGGGCTGGGGCTGGCAAAGGCATATGCGGATGCGCCGCTGCACGCGCGTATCGCCGCGTTGGAGGACGCCTCCAATGTGCGCGTCGCGTTCCTGCGCACCGCACTGCGCGACGCTGACTCGATTCCAGTCGCAGCAGCTGGGTATCAACTCGCCCACGATGATGCGCTCAATGATGCAGCAGACGCCGAAGCGCTTGTCGACGCCCTCTCCGCCCAGCTCACCAACACCTGGAGGGGAACCGTATCCCAGGCCAGCTCTTCCGAGTGGAAACAACAAAGCCTTATGCTTGCCGCGCACGCGCAGCAAGCATAA
- the yaaA gene encoding peroxide stress protein YaaA, producing MLILLPPSETKAPGGERDAMSVSFPALDSVRASLFDDLSAMDVDEMMALLKIPKTKREEAVENQSLRSGPVMPAIYRYTGVLYDALDPETLPDDAIRRLAVGSALFGVVRAGDMIPRYRVSASSKVPAADGSLPTMRARWGSAVSSALSQEPFVVDMRSGAYEKLGPVDGAVTVRVESVAPDGSRKVVSHFNKHYKGLLARALACGPEVASISEIAEVAEAAGYAVEVNGLVLTLVVEGT from the coding sequence ATGTTGATCCTGCTCCCTCCTTCCGAGACGAAGGCGCCTGGCGGCGAGCGCGACGCCATGTCTGTCTCCTTCCCTGCCCTGGATTCGGTGCGTGCTTCGCTTTTCGACGACCTCTCCGCAATGGACGTGGACGAGATGATGGCGCTGCTGAAGATCCCGAAGACGAAGCGGGAGGAGGCGGTGGAGAATCAATCGTTGCGGTCGGGTCCGGTGATGCCTGCGATTTATCGCTATACGGGGGTGTTGTATGACGCGCTTGATCCTGAGACGTTGCCGGATGATGCGATTCGCCGTTTGGCGGTTGGCTCAGCGCTGTTCGGTGTTGTGCGCGCTGGTGACATGATTCCGCGCTATCGGGTCTCTGCCTCGTCCAAGGTTCCGGCTGCGGATGGGTCACTGCCGACAATGCGGGCGCGTTGGGGGTCAGCGGTTTCGTCAGCGCTTTCGCAGGAGCCGTTCGTGGTGGATATGCGTTCTGGTGCCTACGAGAAGCTTGGGCCTGTCGATGGCGCGGTGACGGTCCGGGTGGAGTCCGTTGCCCCGGATGGGTCGCGCAAGGTGGTCAGTCACTTTAATAAGCACTACAAGGGGCTGTTGGCCAGGGCGCTGGCGTGTGGGCCAGAGGTGGCGTCGATAAGTGAAATCGCCGAGGTTGCCGAGGCCGCGGGCTATGCTGTCGAGGTGAATGGTTTGGTGCTGACGCTTGTGGTGGAAGGGACGTAG
- the infB gene encoding translation initiation factor IF-2, giving the protein MPGKLRVHELAKRLGVTSKELLATLKEEGEFVKTASSTIEPPVVKKMTALYEQKNGGGEEASAKDKDAAKPAGKASKPAAAKPAAPKPSAAKPAAPKPGAATPAAPKPGAAKPAAPKPAAAKPAAPKPSAAKPAAPKPAAAKPAAPKPSGMPRPMPKPGGRPRVANNPFSSNTGGARPAPRPGGRGAQGGRGGQPGRGGQGGPRPGQNQGQGRGTGAQRQGSRRPSPADMAAAPSPTQMPRKAAGSDNRGGRGHGRGRGGHGPGGPQGGGFRGRGGRRGGTAGAFGRPGGAPGRRRKSKGQKRAEYEEMHAPNVIGGVRLPDGGGKTVRLRQGATLADFADKIGTEASNLVQALFNLGEMVTATQSVPEETLQLLGAEINYEVKIVSPEDEDRELLESFDLQFGEDEGTEEDLEQRPPVVSVMGHVDHGKTRLLDTIRRANVGRGEAGGITQGIGAYQTTVELEGVERKITFLDTPGHEAFTAMRARGAKSTDLAILVVAADDGVMPQTVEAINHAKAADLPIVVAVNKVDKPEASPEKIRGQLTEYGLVPEEYGGDTMFIDISAKQGTGIDELLEAVLLTADAALELQANPDMDAQGVAIESHLDRGRGPVSTVIVQRGTLRVGDSIVVGGNFGRVRRMVDEWGNDVEEAGPSRPVQVQGLNGVPGPGDNLLVVEDDRVARQIAAQRDARHRAAMQARNKKRVSLENLDQALKETSQLNLILKGDNAGSVEALEEALLKIEVDDEVEVNIIDRGVGAVTQTNVVLAAASDAVIVAFNVRAEGKATEEANNEGVEIRYYSVIYKAIEEVEAALKGMLKPIYEEKDLGKAEIRQIFKASSVGLIAGCMVTEGKVKRGAKIRLVRDGNVVTSDATIDSLRREKDDATEVAKGYECGMVLSYPDIQVDDIIEAYEMVEVPRD; this is encoded by the coding sequence GTGCCCGGAAAGCTACGCGTACACGAGCTCGCAAAACGACTCGGCGTAACAAGCAAGGAACTACTCGCCACTCTGAAGGAAGAGGGCGAATTCGTAAAGACAGCTTCCTCCACCATTGAGCCTCCCGTCGTCAAGAAGATGACGGCACTGTACGAGCAAAAGAATGGTGGCGGAGAAGAAGCATCCGCGAAGGATAAGGATGCAGCGAAGCCCGCTGGTAAGGCGTCGAAGCCTGCAGCAGCAAAGCCTGCGGCACCAAAGCCAAGTGCTGCAAAACCTGCAGCACCAAAGCCCGGCGCTGCCACACCAGCCGCTCCAAAGCCCGGCGCTGCTAAGCCAGCTGCCCCGAAGCCTGCAGCAGCAAAGCCTGCGGCACCAAAGCCAAGTGCTGCAAAACCTGCAGCACCAAAGCCTGCCGCAGCGAAACCTGCAGCACCAAAGCCGTCGGGTATGCCGCGGCCGATGCCGAAGCCGGGTGGCCGCCCACGGGTAGCCAACAACCCATTTTCTTCCAACACTGGTGGGGCACGACCAGCTCCACGTCCAGGTGGTCGCGGTGCACAGGGTGGCCGTGGTGGTCAGCCTGGTCGCGGTGGCCAAGGTGGCCCACGCCCAGGGCAGAACCAGGGCCAGGGTCGCGGGACTGGCGCGCAGCGTCAAGGTAGCCGTCGTCCGTCCCCAGCAGATATGGCAGCGGCACCGTCGCCAACGCAAATGCCACGCAAGGCGGCTGGGTCGGACAACCGTGGTGGTCGTGGGCACGGCCGCGGCCGTGGTGGACACGGCCCGGGCGGCCCACAGGGCGGCGGTTTCCGCGGTCGCGGTGGACGTCGTGGCGGAACCGCTGGTGCATTCGGCCGTCCAGGTGGCGCACCAGGGCGTCGTCGTAAGTCGAAGGGTCAGAAGAGGGCCGAGTACGAAGAGATGCACGCACCAAACGTTATCGGTGGCGTACGTCTTCCCGATGGCGGTGGCAAGACTGTGCGTCTGCGTCAGGGCGCGACCTTGGCTGACTTCGCTGACAAGATCGGTACCGAAGCATCGAACCTGGTGCAGGCGCTGTTCAACCTTGGTGAAATGGTAACGGCAACGCAGTCGGTTCCTGAGGAGACGCTGCAGCTACTCGGTGCCGAAATTAACTACGAGGTTAAGATCGTCTCTCCTGAGGACGAGGACCGCGAACTTCTCGAGTCCTTCGACCTCCAGTTCGGTGAGGATGAAGGCACCGAAGAGGACCTTGAACAGCGCCCACCAGTGGTGTCTGTCATGGGTCACGTGGACCACGGTAAGACCCGCTTGCTGGATACAATTCGTCGCGCCAACGTTGGGCGCGGCGAGGCCGGCGGTATTACCCAGGGCATCGGTGCGTACCAGACCACCGTTGAGCTGGAGGGCGTTGAGCGTAAGATCACCTTCCTCGATACCCCAGGTCACGAGGCGTTCACGGCAATGCGTGCCCGCGGTGCGAAGTCGACCGACCTCGCTATCCTCGTTGTCGCTGCTGACGACGGCGTGATGCCACAGACGGTTGAGGCTATCAACCACGCCAAGGCTGCAGACCTGCCTATCGTGGTTGCAGTGAACAAGGTGGATAAGCCGGAGGCTTCGCCGGAGAAGATCCGTGGTCAGCTGACCGAATACGGACTGGTTCCGGAGGAGTACGGCGGTGACACCATGTTCATCGACATCTCCGCGAAGCAGGGCACCGGCATCGACGAACTGCTCGAGGCAGTCTTGCTGACCGCCGACGCAGCTCTCGAGCTGCAGGCGAACCCGGACATGGATGCACAGGGCGTGGCTATCGAGTCGCACCTCGACCGTGGCCGTGGCCCAGTCTCCACCGTTATCGTGCAGCGCGGTACGTTGCGCGTCGGCGACTCCATCGTTGTGGGCGGCAACTTCGGCCGTGTCCGCCGAATGGTCGACGAGTGGGGCAACGACGTTGAAGAGGCTGGCCCGTCCCGCCCGGTACAGGTACAAGGCCTCAATGGCGTTCCTGGTCCAGGCGACAACCTCCTGGTAGTCGAGGACGACCGTGTTGCCCGCCAGATCGCTGCGCAGCGCGACGCTCGTCATCGCGCTGCTATGCAGGCACGCAACAAGAAGCGCGTCTCTCTGGAGAACCTGGATCAGGCGCTCAAGGAGACCAGCCAGCTCAACCTCATCCTCAAGGGCGACAACGCCGGTTCGGTGGAAGCTCTGGAGGAGGCGCTGCTCAAGATCGAGGTCGACGACGAAGTCGAGGTAAACATCATCGACCGTGGCGTCGGTGCTGTTACCCAGACCAACGTCGTGCTCGCGGCCGCTTCCGACGCTGTCATCGTGGCATTCAATGTCCGTGCTGAGGGCAAGGCTACGGAAGAAGCCAACAACGAGGGCGTCGAGATCCGTTACTACTCGGTGATCTACAAGGCGATCGAGGAAGTCGAGGCAGCCCTGAAGGGCATGCTGAAGCCGATCTACGAAGAGAAGGACCTGGGCAAGGCCGAGATCCGTCAGATCTTCAAGGCATCTTCTGTCGGCCTCATCGCAGGCTGCATGGTTACCGAAGGCAAGGTCAAGCGTGGAGCGAAGATTCGCCTCGTGCGCGACGGCAATGTTGTTACCTCGGACGCGACCATCGACTCGCTGCGACGCGAGAAGGACGACGCAACAGAGGTTGCAAAGGGCTACGAGTGCGGCATGGTGCTGTCCTACCCGGACATCCAGGTCGACGACATCATCGAGGCATACGAGATGGTGGAAGTCCCCCGCGACTAG
- a CDS encoding class I SAM-dependent methyltransferase translates to MRALDRLIWEQASELEGFESADILNVCNDPTGALVRAGVESGKRVVVADTDYSRCRQAAALGAEVVGDQRLDEYLAGLSGSCVALGEMPKSLARLDYLARSIAGAGFTQADVVLGANNKHLSRTMNSVLEQSFVEVHATRGRGKFRCLAARGPKPVSYTPVEENGFVAIGGVFAGARADYGGQLLLSCLPDAPGALLDLGCGNGAVSKGLEGEVCATDADADAVLSARAIGIDATWDDAGSKFADASFDTVALNPPFHAGTTVDTTLVEHLLNASHRLLKPGGQLFIVFNSHLPYRAQVAKRFAQVEQVARNSKFTVLTARR, encoded by the coding sequence GTGCGCGCGCTTGACCGGCTGATCTGGGAGCAGGCGAGTGAACTCGAGGGGTTCGAGTCAGCCGACATCCTCAACGTGTGCAACGACCCGACCGGGGCGCTTGTGCGTGCCGGGGTGGAAAGCGGGAAGCGTGTCGTCGTCGCGGACACGGACTACTCCCGCTGCCGGCAAGCAGCAGCGTTGGGCGCAGAGGTCGTCGGTGATCAGCGCCTCGATGAGTACCTGGCGGGGTTGTCCGGTTCGTGCGTTGCGTTGGGAGAGATGCCGAAGTCGCTCGCGCGCCTTGACTACCTCGCGCGCAGTATCGCGGGTGCAGGGTTTACGCAGGCGGACGTCGTGTTGGGGGCGAACAACAAGCACCTGAGTCGGACCATGAACAGCGTGTTGGAGCAGTCCTTCGTTGAGGTGCACGCCACGCGGGGTAGAGGTAAATTCCGCTGCCTCGCGGCGCGTGGCCCAAAGCCTGTGTCCTACACGCCGGTAGAAGAAAACGGGTTCGTTGCCATCGGAGGCGTCTTCGCGGGGGCGCGGGCGGACTACGGCGGGCAGCTGCTGCTGTCGTGTCTTCCGGACGCCCCCGGCGCGCTATTGGACCTCGGTTGCGGTAATGGGGCTGTTTCGAAGGGGCTTGAGGGGGAGGTGTGTGCCACGGATGCTGATGCGGACGCGGTGCTTTCCGCCCGCGCGATCGGTATTGACGCGACCTGGGATGATGCCGGAAGCAAGTTTGCCGACGCCTCCTTCGACACCGTGGCGCTCAACCCTCCATTTCACGCGGGCACGACCGTGGACACGACGCTGGTGGAGCATCTGCTGAACGCATCGCATCGCCTGTTGAAACCGGGCGGTCAGCTCTTCATAGTGTTCAACTCGCACCTGCCGTACCGTGCCCAGGTCGCGAAGCGTTTTGCACAGGTGGAGCAGGTGGCGAGGAACTCGAAGTTTACGGTTTTGACAGCTCGTCGATAA
- a CDS encoding DUF1648 domain-containing protein, which produces MGAPVNWKPWGVAAIVLLAHVALLLLYWDSIPDPIAVHFDAAGQADSWEPKTPRHVLMMPLYSAGTALLMLACLPPRGLAQPQPVPGSPSVPYSVSVAQRVEQVVHLTWRFLGWFAVAVAVAFLVSDVTTRLPAFAHIQWLAPAVWVAFTILVVVGSLVLMVRLTSSKKVEPDAEEIARADDEFFLGVYNAPSDPMAAISVPSRPTRLIINRGQQLGKRYLVRMLAAVVVYTLFTVLVAML; this is translated from the coding sequence ATGGGTGCGCCGGTGAACTGGAAACCGTGGGGTGTTGCCGCCATTGTGCTGCTAGCGCACGTGGCGCTGTTGCTGCTGTACTGGGACAGTATTCCTGACCCTATTGCGGTGCATTTTGACGCGGCGGGACAGGCAGACAGTTGGGAGCCGAAGACGCCACGGCACGTGCTGATGATGCCGCTGTATTCAGCAGGAACTGCCCTGCTAATGTTGGCGTGCCTTCCTCCACGTGGACTTGCACAGCCACAGCCGGTCCCTGGGAGTCCCTCCGTACCGTACTCGGTGAGTGTTGCGCAGCGGGTAGAACAGGTTGTGCACCTGACGTGGCGCTTCTTGGGATGGTTCGCGGTAGCGGTTGCTGTCGCGTTTCTCGTCAGCGACGTGACAACGCGCCTGCCAGCATTTGCTCACATACAGTGGTTGGCCCCCGCTGTTTGGGTGGCGTTCACCATCCTGGTTGTCGTCGGCAGTCTCGTGCTGATGGTGCGGCTGACGTCCTCGAAGAAGGTCGAGCCCGATGCGGAGGAGATTGCCCGAGCTGATGACGAATTCTTCTTAGGCGTCTACAACGCCCCGAGCGATCCGATGGCCGCAATTTCAGTTCCGTCCCGGCCGACTCGCCTCATCATCAACCGTGGGCAGCAGCTGGGCAAACGGTACTTGGTACGGATGCTGGCCGCTGTCGTGGTGTACACGCTCTTCACGGTGCTGGTGGCCATGCTATGA
- the rimP gene encoding ribosome maturation factor RimP, producing MAFPTPQELETLIEPLAQRHNMDIEHVKAVKAGKKSQIVIALDADARPTLDELEVVSNEIGEFLDEQEEVGAFSFGAGYTLEVTTPGVDLPLTAPRHWRRNRGRLVKLNDTNGQSSIWRIGAMNSAETKVALIEAGKKTPAVQILEVSEMPKSVVEIEFNTPPAAERELSEATFEEAEVAATL from the coding sequence ATGGCTTTTCCAACTCCCCAAGAATTAGAGACACTCATTGAGCCGCTGGCCCAACGCCACAACATGGACATCGAACACGTCAAGGCAGTGAAGGCTGGCAAGAAATCCCAGATTGTCATCGCGCTTGATGCCGATGCGCGTCCAACGCTGGACGAGCTCGAGGTAGTGTCCAACGAAATCGGGGAGTTCCTCGACGAGCAGGAAGAAGTCGGAGCGTTCTCATTCGGTGCTGGTTACACGCTGGAAGTTACGACCCCAGGCGTCGACTTACCGCTCACAGCACCGCGCCACTGGCGTCGTAACCGCGGACGGTTGGTGAAGCTCAACGACACCAACGGCCAGAGTTCTATCTGGCGCATTGGCGCGATGAACTCCGCGGAAACGAAGGTCGCGCTGATCGAGGCAGGGAAGAAGACCCCGGCGGTGCAAATCTTGGAAGTTTCCGAAATGCCGAAATCGGTGGTAGAAATTGAGTTCAACACGCCGCCCGCTGCTGAGCGAGAACTCAGCGAGGCGACGTTTGAAGAAGCAGAAGTAGCAGCAACCCTGTAA
- a CDS encoding YlxR family protein, producing the protein MTSASKRSIRRRTCIATGRKLPDRELLRVVADGTVPGVVLADPTRSLPGRGAWITPTWDALKLAEERRAFSRALRLSAPADVGHVHKYLAEKAKDPTEVRKTEH; encoded by the coding sequence ATGACTTCAGCGAGCAAACGCTCAATCCGTCGTCGCACCTGTATAGCCACAGGCCGGAAACTTCCAGATAGGGAATTGCTCCGGGTTGTTGCTGACGGTACTGTTCCAGGTGTTGTTCTTGCAGATCCCACCCGATCATTACCTGGGCGGGGAGCGTGGATAACCCCTACATGGGATGCATTAAAGCTGGCGGAAGAGCGTAGAGCTTTCTCTCGCGCCCTCCGTCTGTCCGCTCCGGCGGACGTAGGTCATGTACACAAGTACCTCGCTGAAAAGGCGAAAGACCCAACAGAAGTAAGGAAGACCGAACACTGA
- the nusA gene encoding transcription termination factor NusA has product MNIDVQVLKNIEAQQGIGFDELLETIASALLFAYTDNLEHPQDEHHKARVDIDSETGDVAVMVSELDAEGEIISEYDATPVNFSRIGARAVRDAIKGKLLAVEAGRVYEEYSGAEGTVVSGIVQRDAQAEARGISVVQLGTEADPQDGLLIPAEKIPSETLKHGDRIKAYVVGVNKSDRRVQVSLSRTHPELVRGLFALEVPEIADGTVEIVGIAREAGHRSKIAVRATVKGVNAKGACIGPRGSRVSNVMKELGGEKIDIIDWAEDPATYVGNSLAPSKVVKVEVVDPVAQVARVTVPDYQLSLAIGKEGQNARLAARLTGWKIDIHSDAAAD; this is encoded by the coding sequence GTGAATATTGACGTCCAAGTCTTGAAGAACATCGAAGCACAGCAAGGAATTGGGTTCGACGAACTACTCGAGACCATCGCCTCGGCGCTGCTCTTCGCGTACACGGACAACCTGGAGCACCCCCAGGATGAACACCACAAGGCGCGCGTCGACATCGACTCCGAAACCGGTGACGTTGCCGTCATGGTTTCTGAGCTCGACGCTGAGGGCGAAATTATCTCGGAGTACGACGCCACCCCGGTCAACTTTTCTCGAATCGGTGCGAGGGCCGTGCGCGACGCCATCAAGGGCAAGCTATTGGCCGTCGAAGCTGGTCGCGTGTACGAGGAGTACTCCGGCGCCGAAGGTACTGTTGTCTCAGGCATCGTGCAGCGGGACGCGCAAGCGGAAGCACGCGGAATCTCCGTGGTGCAGCTTGGAACCGAAGCCGATCCACAGGATGGCCTGCTCATCCCGGCAGAAAAGATCCCTTCCGAAACGCTCAAGCACGGTGACCGCATTAAGGCGTACGTAGTCGGCGTCAATAAGTCTGACCGTCGTGTGCAGGTAAGTTTGTCGCGCACGCACCCTGAGCTCGTGCGCGGATTGTTCGCGCTTGAGGTCCCGGAAATCGCAGATGGCACCGTTGAGATCGTGGGCATTGCCCGTGAGGCGGGGCACCGCTCCAAGATCGCTGTACGGGCGACGGTGAAGGGTGTCAACGCGAAAGGCGCTTGCATCGGCCCGCGCGGCTCGCGCGTCTCAAACGTGATGAAGGAGCTCGGCGGGGAAAAGATCGACATCATCGACTGGGCAGAGGATCCGGCTACGTATGTTGGAAACTCACTGGCGCCATCGAAGGTTGTCAAGGTCGAGGTCGTCGACCCAGTGGCGCAAGTAGCGCGCGTTACCGTGCCTGACTACCAGCTGTCACTTGCGATTGGCAAGGAGGGGCAGAACGCACGTCTGGCTGCCCGCCTTACCGGTTGGAAGATCGACATCCACTCCGACGCAGCCGCAGATTAA